Proteins found in one Clostridium kluyveri DSM 555 genomic segment:
- the panD gene encoding aspartate 1-decarboxylase, with the protein MQLNMLKSKIHRATVTEANLNYVGSITIDRELMESAHIIEYEKIQVVDIDNGNRLETYVIAGEKGSKVICLNGAAARHVQPGDKVILMTYCQMDEEEAKIHKPIVIFLDENNSIFQITDYEKHGQVK; encoded by the coding sequence ATGCAGTTAAATATGCTGAAGTCTAAAATTCATAGAGCTACTGTTACAGAAGCAAATCTTAATTATGTAGGGAGCATAACAATTGATAGAGAACTTATGGAAAGTGCCCACATAATTGAGTATGAAAAGATTCAAGTTGTAGATATAGATAATGGAAACAGACTTGAAACTTATGTTATAGCAGGAGAAAAGGGAAGTAAGGTAATCTGTTTAAATGGAGCTGCTGCAAGACATGTACAGCCAGGAGACAAGGTTATTTTAATGACTTATTGTCAAATGGATGAAGAAGAGGCTAAAATTCATAAACCCATAGTGATATTTTTAGATGAAAATAATTCGATTTTTCAAATAACTGATTATGAAAAACATGGACAAGTAAAATGA
- a CDS encoding GDSL-type esterase/lipase family protein → MKIKKISTLTIFTLILLIILLNCKEHIDKIYTPFSSTSSNSNSSYLNNAATSSNSKDMAQMANINLSTDIYQQYYINRVTTFMNTYSGHGKIIFLGDSLTDIAEWNELLNNSNVLNRGISYDTTSGALNRISEITRLKPSKIFIMLGINDIGKGLTSRNIINNYSKILESIKENSPDTTIYIQSVLPINKDLFKTTTNSREIIELNNSLKELCKNFDIKYIDLYSLFTLPNENKLYKEYTVDGLHINGKGYIVWRDAVKDYCK, encoded by the coding sequence ATGAAAATTAAAAAAATTTCAACATTGACTATATTCACTCTGATATTATTAATTATTTTACTAAACTGTAAAGAACATATTGATAAAATATATACACCTTTCAGCTCCACATCTTCAAATTCAAATTCCAGTTATTTAAATAATGCTGCCACTTCTTCAAATTCAAAAGATATGGCGCAAATGGCCAACATAAATTTAAGTACTGATATTTATCAACAATATTACATAAACAGAGTAACCACTTTTATGAATACATATAGCGGCCATGGAAAAATAATATTCTTAGGAGATAGCTTGACAGACATTGCTGAATGGAATGAACTATTGAATAATTCCAATGTATTAAATCGAGGTATAAGTTATGATACAACTTCTGGTGCATTAAACAGAATAAGTGAAATAACAAGATTAAAACCCAGCAAAATTTTTATTATGCTTGGAATAAATGATATAGGCAAGGGGTTAACATCAAGAAATATAATAAATAACTACTCTAAAATACTAGAAAGCATAAAAGAGAATTCCCCTGATACTACCATATATATTCAAAGTGTATTACCTATAAATAAGGATTTATTTAAAACTACCACAAATAGCAGAGAAATAATAGAGCTAAATAATTCTTTAAAAGAACTTTGTAAAAATTTTGATATTAAATACATAGACTTATATTCTCTTTTTACTTTACCCAATGAAAATAAGCTTTACAAAGAATATACAGTAGATGGATTACATATAAACGGAAAAGGATATATAGTATGGAGGGATGCAGTTAAAGATTACTGTAAATAA
- the ndk gene encoding nucleoside-diphosphate kinase, giving the protein MERTLVLIKPDAMERKLMGEIISVYEKKGLHITALKIVKPTIDIAKKHYNEHKGKPFFQELINFITRGEICALIIESDNAVEIVRKINGATDPQDADAGTIRGRFALSKSENAVHSSDSVESAAREIAIWFSDRS; this is encoded by the coding sequence ATGGAAAGGACATTGGTGCTTATAAAACCAGATGCCATGGAAAGAAAATTAATGGGTGAGATAATATCTGTTTATGAGAAAAAAGGTTTGCATATAACTGCTTTAAAGATAGTAAAGCCAACTATAGATATAGCCAAAAAGCATTATAATGAACATAAAGGTAAACCCTTTTTTCAAGAATTGATTAATTTTATTACACGCGGTGAAATCTGTGCTTTAATTATAGAGTCAGACAATGCAGTGGAAATAGTTCGAAAGATAAATGGAGCTACAGATCCACAAGATGCAGATGCAGGGACTATAAGAGGAAGGTTTGCCCTATCAAAATCTGAAAATGCAGTTCATTCCTCCGATAGCGTAGAAAGTGCAGCACGTGAGATAGCAATATGGTTTTCTGATAGAAGTTAA
- a CDS encoding YhgE/Pip domain-containing protein, with amino-acid sequence MIKNIIKIFKRDMKSIIKNPMALLIITGVCIIPSLYAWINIKAVWDPYAEVRTRNIPVAIVNNDNGTSFRGENINAGNDIVNNLKNNHKIGWKFVNSKKANIGILNGTYYAMIEIPKDFSSRLVSITSDNPKKPEIVYKVDTKSSPLISKITSSAKDTLLDSVKSNFVYSVNKTIFSFLNTIGEDADKNKEDIINLKDNIIKLNDNMDLITYVLGNIKNNSSNLTPILNEIKTTFPLMNSGINILSENNDNNKDFINSIQPSLNNAFDNIAINLENAKSDIYRTEALIENLNSLISESNSSSINSTVDKIGYEIDILINEIDPIIDFLEKINDFKSTDKVSNLLKSLNTIQKSLKNEKNNIKSLQKELTNTNQINEDMLNSMSHNITNLKVQLIDAQNEYNKNTRNALNSIAKEITDYTDNTSSILKSVQDFNKQGDNAMDTLIHGSELVAAESGKLNNRLLQFKDNINKLSNELKLVTNNDIIQIITILQNNPELMGDFISSPFNVKEENIYTVSNFGSSMAPMYTALAMWVGSIMLVTLLRVDVTPFKGSGNLTLKEKYLGKLLTFIALGAIQGIIVTLGDKFLLQVQMVNVFLMIMVALVSAITFTVIVYTLVSILGNFGRAISIIFLIVQIAGSGATYPIQLQLLIFRILQPLFPFTYSVSGFREAVAGPLISTVVLDFVVLILISIFFILIGLFLKEPLHNKIHKFQVKFKDSGIGE; translated from the coding sequence ATGATAAAAAACATTATAAAAATATTCAAAAGAGATATGAAGAGCATAATAAAAAATCCAATGGCACTTCTTATTATTACGGGTGTGTGTATTATACCTTCATTATATGCATGGATTAATATAAAAGCCGTTTGGGACCCTTATGCAGAAGTAAGAACCCGTAATATTCCTGTAGCTATAGTTAATAATGATAATGGTACAAGTTTTAGAGGTGAAAATATAAACGCCGGAAATGATATCGTCAATAATTTAAAAAACAACCATAAGATAGGATGGAAATTTGTCAATTCTAAAAAGGCTAATATAGGCATTTTAAACGGAACTTATTATGCAATGATAGAAATTCCCAAAGATTTTTCTTCCCGCCTTGTAAGTATAACCTCTGATAATCCTAAAAAACCAGAAATTGTTTATAAGGTAGATACAAAGAGCAGTCCTCTTATATCCAAAATAACCAGTTCTGCTAAAGATACCTTATTGGATTCAGTAAAATCTAATTTTGTATACTCTGTTAATAAAACCATTTTCTCCTTTTTAAATACTATTGGAGAAGATGCAGATAAAAACAAAGAAGATATTATAAATTTAAAAGATAACATTATAAAATTAAATGACAATATGGATCTTATAACCTATGTTCTTGGAAATATAAAAAATAATTCAAGTAACTTAACCCCCATATTAAATGAAATAAAAACTACTTTTCCTCTGATGAATTCAGGAATAAATATTTTATCAGAAAACAATGATAATAATAAGGACTTTATAAACTCCATCCAGCCTTCACTAAATAATGCCTTTGATAATATTGCCATAAATCTTGAAAATGCCAAAAGTGATATTTATAGAACTGAAGCTTTAATAGAAAACTTGAATTCTTTAATTTCAGAATCAAATTCTTCAAGTATAAACTCCACTGTAGATAAAATTGGTTATGAAATTGACATATTGATCAATGAAATTGACCCAATTATTGACTTTTTAGAAAAAATCAATGATTTTAAAAGCACTGACAAAGTATCGAATCTATTAAAGTCTTTAAATACTATACAAAAGTCCTTAAAAAATGAAAAAAATAATATAAAAAGCTTACAAAAAGAACTTACTAATACTAATCAAATTAATGAAGATATGCTAAATTCTATGTCACATAACATAACAAATCTGAAAGTCCAGCTAATAGATGCTCAAAATGAATATAATAAAAACACAAGAAATGCATTAAATTCAATAGCTAAAGAAATTACTGACTATACAGATAATACTTCTTCAATACTAAAATCTGTTCAGGATTTTAACAAACAGGGCGATAATGCCATGGATACTTTAATTCATGGAAGTGAATTAGTTGCTGCTGAATCCGGCAAATTGAACAATAGATTGCTTCAATTTAAAGACAATATAAATAAATTAAGCAATGAATTAAAACTGGTTACAAACAACGATATAATACAAATAATTACTATACTACAGAACAATCCTGAGTTAATGGGAGATTTTATATCAAGCCCTTTTAACGTAAAGGAAGAAAATATATATACCGTTTCTAACTTTGGTTCATCCATGGCCCCTATGTATACGGCTCTTGCCATGTGGGTAGGTTCCATTATGCTTGTAACACTATTAAGAGTAGATGTAACCCCTTTTAAGGGGAGTGGTAATCTTACTTTGAAAGAAAAATATTTAGGCAAATTGCTGACTTTTATAGCTTTAGGTGCAATACAAGGTATTATAGTTACACTGGGAGACAAATTTTTATTACAGGTCCAAATGGTAAATGTTTTTCTCATGATAATGGTTGCACTTGTTTCAGCCATTACATTTACAGTAATAGTATATACATTGGTATCTATACTAGGTAACTTCGGGAGAGCTATTTCTATTATTTTTCTCATAGTACAGATAGCAGGAAGCGGTGCCACTTATCCTATACAGCTTCAATTATTGATCTTTAGAATACTACAGCCTCTATTTCCATTTACTTATTCTGTTAGTGGTTTTAGAGAGGCTGTTGCAGGTCCCCTTATATCAACTGTAGTTTTAGATTTTGTAGTATTAATTTTAATTTCAATATTTTTTATATTAATTGGCTTATTCCTTAAAGAGCCACTACATAATAAAATTCATAAATTTCAAGTAAAATTCAAAGATTCAGGTATAGGAGAATAG